CGACGGAATCCTTCCGCTGGCCGGCGCTTGCTTTCTGCTGTCGTACATCGAAAGCATCTCGGCGGCCCGAACGCTGGCCGCACAACACGATTGCGAAATCAACCCCAGGCAGGAACTCCTCGCCCTGGCGGCAGCGAACGCGGCGGTGGCATTCGGCCAAGGTTTTCCGGTAGCGGGCGGGCTATCGCAATCGGCCGTGAACGACAAGGCCGGCGCGCGGACCTCCTTGAGCCTAGTTTTCGCGTCCGCAACGCTGGCGGCCTGCCTGCTGCTGCTCACCGACATGCTGCGGAATTTGCCGACCGTTGTGCTGGCCTCGATTGTGCTGGTGGCCGTTCGCGGGCTGATCGATGTCAAGGCGCTCAAGAAGCTATGGCAGATTAGCCGGTCGGAGTTCAGAATCTCGATGGTCGCACTTCTGGGCGTATTGTTGCTCGGAATTCTCAAGGGCGTGTTGGTGGCGGCGGTCGCGTCGCTTTTGATGCTGATCGCCGGAACGGCGCGGCCGCACGTGGCCTTTCTCGGCCGCATCGCCGGCACCCGGCGGTATTCCGATCTCGAACGGCACCCGGATAACGAAACGCTGCCGGGCATCGTGATTTTTCGAGTCGAGGCCGCGCTGCTCTACTTCAACGTCGATCACATTCGCCGTGTCGTCGACCAGCGACTTCAAGCCTCCCCCGATCTTCGGCTCGTCATCTGTGATCTCTCCGATTCGCCGCTGGTCGACGTGGCCGGGGCGCGGATGCTCTCCGAATTGTGCCGCGACCTCGAAAAACGCAATGCCAGCTTGCGGGTTGTCGAGGCGCATGCCAGAAATCGCGACCTGCTTCGGGCCGTGGGGCTCGAGCAGCAAGTCGGCCACGTCGGCAGGCGTCTTTCTGTCGATCAGGCGGTTGACGAAGCTCAAGGCATAGTTCGATAATTAGGCGCGCCAGCATTGCAGTCTCTTCTCTCAATCGACGACGCTGGCTGTTCCTTGCTCGAAATGCTCGTTGCACCAATCTCCTATTCAACGAAAGGAACGTCACATGGCCGCGACCGCAACCGTCAAGAGGGCGAAGCCGCGCGAACCGACCGCGAGCCTTGCTGCCGGACCGCTTTCCGCCGACGAGCTGCGCAGAATGGATGCCTACTGGCGGGCATCCAACTATTTGTCGGTCGGGCAAATCTATCTACTCGATAATCCGCTTTTGCGCAA
This genomic stretch from Pirellulales bacterium harbors:
- a CDS encoding SulP family inorganic anion transporter, giving the protein MSRRESAFSWRSLFPPLEWLPGYQAGWLRFDLIAGVTLAAYAVPVSMAYASLAGVPPHFGIYCYLIGGLFYTAFGTSRQLAIGPTSAIAMLVGATVAGMAGGDAARWAAIAELAALTVAGFALLAWLLRLSGLVSFISETILVGFKAGAALSIAMTQLPKLFGVQGGGDHFFERAWTLAGQLGDTNLAVLTIGLAALALLLLGERFLPNRPVALFVVVLAIFLMSFSSLADKGVAIVGALPAGLPALSAPSLRWSDVDGILPLAGACFLLSYIESISAARTLAAQHDCEINPRQELLALAAANAAVAFGQGFPVAGGLSQSAVNDKAGARTSLSLVFASATLAACLLLLTDMLRNLPTVVLASIVLVAVRGLIDVKALKKLWQISRSEFRISMVALLGVLLLGILKGVLVAAVASLLMLIAGTARPHVAFLGRIAGTRRYSDLERHPDNETLPGIVIFRVEAALLYFNVDHIRRVVDQRLQASPDLRLVICDLSDSPLVDVAGARMLSELCRDLEKRNASLRVVEAHARNRDLLRAVGLEQQVGHVGRRLSVDQAVDEAQGIVR